ACATCAGCAGCATGCTCTTCCTCGAGCCTTATGCGGAAGATTTTCTCAAAGGCAGTTTGACGGAAATGATGCGCACGGCAGGATTTGTACAAGCTGAAACTATCCCAGTACTCACATTCTATGAAATTCGCCGTGCCTACAAAGCAGCGGCATAGACAAATGTGCAGACCGCAAAACCTGCAATCAAGTGAGTGCTTTCGAAGTGAGGTGTTAGAGCACAGTTTTTGAGATCATCTTCTCGCCCTCGTAGTCATAGACAATTGGCACGCCGTTTGGAATGTTAAGCTCCAAGACCTCTTCTTTGGTGAGCTTATCGAGTGCCATGACAATGGCGCGGAGACTATTGCCGTGCGCCGAAATCAGCACGTTTTTCCCGGCATGGACTTTCGGCAGGATTTCCGTGTTGAAGTAAGGTAGGGCGCGTGCAGCAGTATCTTTCAAACTCTCGGTGTAACCCTCAGGGTTGAGTGCAGTGACATCATTTGGTGGCGCAATATCATAACTGCGGCGCCAAATTTTGACTTGCTCTTCACCGTACTTTTTAGCAGTTTCCGCCTTGTTTAAGCCTTGCAATGCCCCATAGTGCCGCTCATTTAGCGCCTTGTTGAAGTAAGTGGGCACATGCAACTGTTCAGCAGCGGTCAATACAATAATTAACGTTTCAATCGCACGATACAGCACAGAAGTGTAGGCAATATCAATTGGAATGTGTTTAATCTTTAAGCCAGCCTCACGCGCTTGAGCACGACCTAAGTCCGTCAGCCCAACATCA
This genomic stretch from [Chlorobium] sp. 445 harbors:
- a CDS encoding 2,3-bisphosphoglycerate-dependent phosphoglycerate mutase (catalyzes the interconversion of 2-phosphoglycerate to 3-phosphoglycerate), which gives rise to MSKLILIRHGESQWNLENRFTGWVDVGLTDLGRAQAREAGLKIKHIPIDIAYTSVLYRAIETLIIVLTAAEQLHVPTYFNKALNERHYGALQGLNKAETAKKYGEEQVKIWRRSYDIAPPNDVTALNPEGYTESLKDTAARALPYFNTEILPKVHAGKNVLISAHGNSLRAIVMALDKLTKEEVLELNIPNGVPIVYDYEGEKMISKTVL